A single genomic interval of Mustela nigripes isolate SB6536 chromosome 7, MUSNIG.SB6536, whole genome shotgun sequence harbors:
- the RSPO4 gene encoding R-spondin-4, producing MRAPLCLLLLLAHAVDMLPASRRKKQVGTGPGGNCTGCVICSEENGCSTCQQRLFLFIRREGIRQYGKCVHDCPSGYFGVRGQEVNRCKKCGATCESCFSQDFCIQCKRRFLLYKGKCLPSCPLGTTAQPSTRECQEECELGPWGSWGPCLHNGKACGSAWGLETRVREAGRAGREEAATCQVLSESRKCPIQRPCPAGRNPSQKKGRRDRRPRKDRRQDRTLDVRPRPPA from the exons ATGCGGGCGCCACTCTGCCTGTTGCTGCTCCTCGCCCACGCCGTGGACATGCTCCCAGCGAGCCGAAGGAAGAAGCAAG TGGGCACTGGTCCAGGGGGCAACTGCACAGGCTGTGTCATCTGCTCAGAGGAAAATGGCTGCTCCACCTGCCAGCAGAGGCTCTTCCTGTTCATCCGCCGGGAAGGCATCCGCCAGTACGGCAAATGTGTACATGACTGTCCCTCTGGCTACTTCGGCGTCCGTGGCCAGGAGGTCAACAGGTGCAAAA AATGCGGGGCCACGTGTGAAAGCTGCTTCAGCCAGGACTTCTGCATCCAGTGCAAGAGGCGGTTTCTCCTGTACAAGGGGAAGTGTCTGCCCTCCTGCCCGCTGGGTACCACCGCCCAGCCCAGCACTCGGGAGTGCCAGG AAGAATGTGAGCTGGGCCCTTGGGGGAGCTGGGGCCCCTGTTTGCACAACGGGAAGGCATGCGGCTCGGCCTGGGGTCTGGAGACCCGCGTGCGGGAGGCCGGCCGGGCTGGACGGGAGGAGGCAGCAACCTGCCAGGTGCTCTCCGAGTCAAGGAAATGTCCCATCCAGAGGCCATGCCCAGCAG GGAGGAACCCCAGCCAGAAGAAGGGGCGGAGAGACCGGCGCCCGCGCAAGGACAGGAGGCAGGACCGCACGCTGGACGTGAGGCCCCGCCCACCGGCCTGA